A genome region from Sediminispirochaeta bajacaliforniensis DSM 16054 includes the following:
- a CDS encoding helix-turn-helix domain-containing protein — translation MADKLHIGDISNLIGTPASTLRFYETHEIVKPVKDSENNYRVYTPEESCRLLIARLLRSFGLPLETVTPMVSHNDSAANLDLLAGQSNDLQEEIGRLSMLKKEIDSYRSELLRARRLLESVEIGMRPGLYRVANIVGGELAIRQDVTRVVRRWMRYLPQVHYSLLLKAVDTAHGEGAKGDWGFSITQDLGEPLGEKGNPPVIFFSPCECLFTALMISSAEKVMECELEVLRRRLSSNHVRASGPILGRFLSLDYQSEKPRYLYLFSVPIKK, via the coding sequence TGGTACACCTGCCTCTACCTTGCGATTCTATGAAACCCACGAAATAGTCAAACCCGTTAAGGACAGTGAAAATAACTATCGGGTCTATACTCCGGAGGAATCTTGCCGATTATTGATTGCCCGACTTTTGAGGAGTTTCGGATTACCGCTTGAAACGGTGACTCCCATGGTTTCTCACAATGATTCGGCAGCGAACCTTGATCTGCTCGCCGGTCAGAGCAATGACTTGCAGGAAGAAATAGGACGCCTCTCTATGCTCAAAAAGGAGATCGACTCCTACCGTTCCGAACTGCTCCGTGCAAGGCGGCTTCTTGAGAGTGTGGAGATAGGGATGCGGCCGGGACTCTACAGGGTTGCCAACATTGTCGGCGGAGAGCTTGCTATTCGGCAGGATGTGACAAGGGTCGTCAGAAGATGGATGCGATATCTGCCACAGGTCCATTATTCTCTCTTGCTGAAAGCCGTAGATACTGCCCATGGTGAAGGGGCTAAGGGGGATTGGGGATTCTCCATCACACAGGACCTGGGGGAGCCTCTTGGAGAAAAGGGTAACCCGCCCGTTATATTTTTTTCCCCTTGCGAATGTCTCTTTACCGCACTGATGATAAGCAGCGCAGAAAAGGTCATGGAATGTGAGCTGGAAGTGCTGAGAAGGCGTTTGTCTTCCAATCATGTGCGTGCTTCCGGTCCCATCCTCGGCAGATTCCTCTCTCTTGATTATCAGTCCGAAAAACCTCGTTACCTCTATCTCTTTTCAGTTCCCATAAAAAAATAA